From Candidatus Margulisiibacteriota bacterium:
ATAGTATATAAGAGGAATAATTAGTGAGTCTTTTAGAAAAATTAGATTTGCCAAGTGGGCTTAAAAATCTCACAGAACCAGAGCTTTATTCTGTAGCTAATGAGTGTCGTGCCAAAATAATAAATGTCGTTGCGGAAAATGGTGGGCATTTGTCTCCAAACTTAGGTGTGGTGGAGTTAACAGTTGCGATCCATGCCTCATTAGATAGTCCCAAAGATAAGATAATTTGGGATGTAGGACATCAGTCGTATACTCATAAACTGCTTACCGGAAGACTTGCTAAATTTGAGACAATTAGACAAACCAACGGAATAAGTGGGTTCCCTAAAAGAACAGAATCTGAACATGATATTTTTGGTACTGGTCATGCTGCTACTTCTATTTCTGCTGCTTTAGGAGTTGCCAAAGCTAGAGATCTTTCTGGTGATAAGTTTTGCGTGTTATCAGTTATAGGTGACGCCTCAATTTCTTCTGGAGAGGCTTTTGAAGCTATCAACAATGTTCATTCCGTGAAAGGCCCTTTTATTGTCATTTTAAATGATAATGAAATGTCCATTTCCGAATCTGTGGGAGTTGTTTCAGACCATATAACTTCACTTAGGTATAACATGCTGTATAGAGGATTCAAAAAAAAGGCGGAAAGCATTATTAAGTTATTGCCTAAAGGGGAGCCTTTAGCAGTTTCCATTGATAAATTAATAACAAGAACAAAGCATCTTTTAATAAATTATAAAAAAATAGGAGTAATTTATGAAGAGCTAGGGTTTAGGTACCTTGGACCTATTGATGGACATAATATCCCTCACATGATGGGAGCAATAAATTATGCAAAACAAGCTCCAGAACCAGTGATTATTCATGTTTTGAGTAAAAAAGGTTATGGTTATCCTCCAGCAGAAGAAAACCCAACAAGGTTCCATGGATTAGGGAAGTTTAATCCAGTAACAGGGGAACCATTAGAAAAAAAGAATAAGCTATCATATACAAAAGTTTTTGGTGAGAAGTTAGTTAAGCTGGCTCAGAAAAATAAAAAAATAGTGGCAATAACTGCTGCTATGGAAGAAGGTACAGGGCTCTGTAAGTTTAGAAAGAAGTTCCCTGACAGATTCGTGGATGTGGGAATGAGCGAAGAGCATGCAGTAACTTTTGCTGCTGGACTTGCT
This genomic window contains:
- the dxs gene encoding 1-deoxy-D-xylulose-5-phosphate synthase, with the translated sequence MSLLEKLDLPSGLKNLTEPELYSVANECRAKIINVVAENGGHLSPNLGVVELTVAIHASLDSPKDKIIWDVGHQSYTHKLLTGRLAKFETIRQTNGISGFPKRTESEHDIFGTGHAATSISAALGVAKARDLSGDKFCVLSVIGDASISSGEAFEAINNVHSVKGPFIVILNDNEMSISESVGVVSDHITSLRYNMLYRGFKKKAESIIKLLPKGEPLAVSIDKLITRTKHLLINYKKIGVIYEELGFRYLGPIDGHNIPHMMGAINYAKQAPEPVIIHVLSKKGYGYPPAEENPTRFHGLGKFNPVTGEPLEKKNKLSYTKVFGEKLVKLAQKNKKIVAITAAMEEGTGLCKFRKKFPDRFVDVGMSEEHAVTFAAGLASQGMKPVVAIYSTFMQRSFDQIIHDIALQNLPVVLVMDRAGLVGEDGPTHHGVFDINFMRMIPNMTVLAPKDHKELELMLEFAVEHNGPVSIRYPKGDLPDTVFKENIIEMGKAEIVVEDKKAKVTVFACGSMITPIYEVIKENKFNINLVNVRFIKPFDEVALKYFLKQSKVI